One genomic window of Quercus lobata isolate SW786 chromosome 9, ValleyOak3.0 Primary Assembly, whole genome shotgun sequence includes the following:
- the LOC115961584 gene encoding phosphopantothenoylcysteine decarboxylase subunit VHS3-like, whose amino-acid sequence MEHTLKSPYELGANDEDEEKGADPSDEEDGSEDKSDTSSDSSSNDSGHDDDDNNTNNDDNNNRSYDSPYSGDDWDEPPSDREDEDADLFYEEYDSDVDYYDHDIEDDAEANRWSDTDSD is encoded by the exons ATGGAG CATACATTGAAGAGTCCATATGAACTAGGAGCCAATGATGAAGACGAGGAAAAGGGAGCAGACCCTagtgatgaagaagatggaagcgAAGACAAGAGTGATACTAGTAGTGATAGTAGTAGCAATGATAGTGgacatgatgatgatgacaataACACCAATAATGATGACAACAACAATAGAAGTTATGATAGCCCGTACAGCGGTGATGATTGGGATGAACCCCCTAGTGAcagagaagatgaagatgcAGACCTATTCTATGAGGAATATGACAGTGATGTGGATTATTATGATCACGATATAGAAGATGATGCTGAAGCTAACAGGTGGAGCGACACTGATAGTGATTAA